A stretch of the Tardiphaga sp. 709 genome encodes the following:
- a CDS encoding glycosyltransferase family 4 protein, translated as MTSLLTEALLVRGVDVTLFATKDSLTSGNLAGVVPAPYSEDPSLDAKAWELLHVANVFERAGEFDIIHNQADFVPLGFSRLVNTPVVTTIHGFSSARIVPVFKEYEDHVHYVAISDANRHPDLRYAATIHHGIPIDEFPFDPSGSNDLLFFGRIHPDKGAAEAIATAEAAGRHLIMAGIVQDADYHRRHVLPALGRSATYLGPVGGLERTRVLGSARALLHLINFDEPFGLSVVEALACGTPVIARNRGSMPELITDGVTGFLVNSALEAVQAVERIGELDRRACRAAVSEHFTVDRMADRYLALYQSILR; from the coding sequence GTGACAAGCTTGCTGACGGAGGCGCTGCTTGTGCGGGGAGTTGACGTCACACTGTTTGCCACGAAGGACAGTTTGACGTCGGGAAATCTCGCCGGTGTCGTCCCGGCGCCGTACTCTGAAGACCCGTCGCTCGATGCCAAGGCGTGGGAACTCCTGCATGTTGCGAATGTCTTTGAGCGGGCCGGCGAATTCGACATCATCCACAATCAGGCAGATTTTGTACCGCTGGGCTTCTCTCGCCTTGTGAACACGCCAGTCGTCACAACCATTCACGGCTTTTCATCAGCCCGCATTGTTCCGGTTTTCAAGGAATATGAGGATCATGTCCATTATGTCGCAATCAGCGATGCCAATCGCCATCCCGACCTTCGCTACGCGGCAACGATCCATCACGGCATTCCTATCGACGAGTTTCCCTTCGATCCGAGTGGCAGCAACGATCTTCTATTCTTCGGTCGCATTCATCCCGATAAAGGCGCTGCCGAAGCGATAGCAACTGCCGAAGCGGCAGGCCGCCACCTCATCATGGCCGGTATCGTTCAGGATGCGGACTATCATCGACGTCATGTGTTGCCAGCACTGGGAAGGTCCGCGACTTATCTCGGTCCGGTCGGAGGTCTGGAGCGGACACGCGTTCTGGGATCTGCACGGGCATTGCTTCACCTGATCAATTTCGACGAACCATTCGGGCTATCAGTTGTTGAGGCGCTTGCCTGTGGAACACCGGTGATCGCGCGTAACCGCGGATCGATGCCCGAATTGATTACAGATGGCGTGACAGGTTTCCTGGTCAATAGCGCCCTCGAAGCCGTTCAAGCCGTTGAGCGCATTGGTGAACTGGATAGACGCGCCTGCCGGGCGGCGGTTTCTGAGCACTTTACCGTCGATAGAATGGCAGATCGCTACTTGGCTCTATACCAATCTATCCTGCGCTAA
- a CDS encoding tripartite tricarboxylate transporter substrate binding protein: protein MRRLFIALLWIAASLTSARADNYPDRPITLVVPYAAGGTTDVLARILAKALGAELKQTVIVENVGGAGGTIGTQRVVRAKPDGYTLNFGNMGSMAAIVPLYPNLGFDPRKDLTGIGVFANVPMMLSVSKKSGIENLSQLVERLKVPNNRITFGQSGAGSTAQLAAAMLLYLTQTNAMLVPYRGSGPAIQDLIAGNIEAVIDQTVTMIPAHQNGLVRAIGVTGPQRLAQAPDVPTFVESNLPKFDLQVWNALAAPAGTPPEVIARLEAALAKSLENEDVKARFAELAAQAPSAQGRTALQQLINSEVDRWSIIVKEAKLEP, encoded by the coding sequence GTGCGCCGTCTGTTCATTGCACTGCTCTGGATCGCAGCTTCGCTTACGTCGGCACGCGCGGACAACTATCCGGACCGCCCGATCACGCTGGTCGTGCCCTATGCGGCCGGCGGCACCACGGACGTGCTGGCTCGCATTCTCGCCAAGGCACTCGGCGCCGAACTCAAACAGACGGTGATCGTCGAGAATGTCGGCGGCGCTGGCGGCACGATCGGCACCCAGCGCGTGGTTCGGGCCAAACCCGATGGCTACACGCTCAATTTCGGCAATATGGGCTCGATGGCGGCGATCGTGCCACTGTACCCGAATCTGGGCTTCGATCCGCGCAAGGACCTGACCGGCATCGGCGTGTTCGCGAATGTCCCGATGATGCTTTCGGTCAGCAAAAAGAGCGGCATCGAGAATCTGAGTCAACTGGTCGAGCGTCTCAAGGTGCCGAACAACCGCATCACTTTCGGGCAATCCGGGGCGGGCTCGACCGCGCAGCTCGCCGCAGCGATGTTGCTCTATCTGACGCAGACCAACGCGATGCTGGTGCCCTATCGTGGCTCGGGGCCTGCCATCCAGGATTTGATCGCTGGCAATATCGAGGCGGTGATCGACCAAACCGTCACGATGATTCCGGCGCATCAGAACGGGCTGGTGCGGGCCATCGGCGTCACCGGGCCGCAGCGATTGGCGCAGGCACCCGACGTGCCGACCTTCGTCGAAAGCAATCTGCCGAAATTCGATCTGCAAGTGTGGAATGCGCTGGCGGCCCCTGCCGGCACGCCGCCCGAAGTGATCGCCAGATTGGAAGCGGCGCTCGCCAAGTCGCTTGAGAATGAAGACGTCAAGGCGCGCTTCGCCGAACTGGCGGCGCAGGCGCCATCTGCGCAAGGTCGCACGGCCCTGCAGCAACTCATCAACTCGGAGGTCGACCGCTGGTCGATCATCGTGAAGGAAGCGAAGCTCGAACCCTGA
- a CDS encoding LysR substrate-binding domain-containing protein encodes MASEVRFGVSRRACPHLHWIDALELRQLRYFVNVVDMGSLSKAAVLLAVSQPSLSQQIAAMEHDLGVPLLLRSATGVKPTDAGAKLYRHARIVLRQMQELTADIADEGAGAVGPVAVGLPTSIASVLAVPLVERLRHDHPGVKLQLFESFSGYLNELLANGRLDMAILFRGSDAPGMTVRPLFTEQLSVFGAPGIGDPEATTCDLASLADVPMVLPDRTNGLRLLVEQAFSEAGVPLNVISDIDSLPVMMKLVRNGTAATINSSGVARVAETPILSRRLVNPAINRTVGLCLPTGIPQTAAALAAEETIRTLAREHAAIWDKAPD; translated from the coding sequence ATGGCCAGCGAAGTGCGGTTCGGTGTAAGCAGACGAGCTTGCCCGCATCTTCACTGGATCGATGCCTTGGAACTGAGACAGCTTCGCTACTTCGTCAACGTGGTCGACATGGGCAGCCTGTCGAAGGCCGCGGTGCTGCTCGCAGTGTCGCAGCCCTCGCTGAGCCAGCAGATCGCCGCGATGGAGCACGACCTGGGCGTGCCGCTTCTGCTGCGTAGCGCGACGGGCGTGAAGCCGACCGATGCGGGTGCCAAACTGTATCGTCATGCCCGCATCGTATTGCGGCAGATGCAGGAGCTCACGGCCGACATTGCTGACGAGGGCGCCGGCGCAGTCGGACCCGTGGCTGTCGGCCTTCCCACCAGCATCGCCTCGGTGCTCGCCGTGCCGCTGGTGGAGCGCCTGCGGCACGACCATCCCGGCGTGAAGCTCCAGCTCTTCGAGAGCTTCAGCGGCTATCTCAACGAGTTGCTGGCCAATGGCCGCCTCGACATGGCCATTCTGTTTCGCGGCTCCGACGCGCCGGGCATGACCGTCAGGCCGCTGTTTACTGAGCAATTGTCCGTATTTGGCGCCCCCGGCATAGGCGATCCCGAAGCGACGACCTGCGATCTCGCATCCCTGGCCGATGTCCCGATGGTTCTTCCGGACAGAACCAACGGGCTGCGCCTTCTCGTCGAGCAGGCGTTCTCGGAAGCTGGTGTGCCACTGAATGTGATATCCGACATCGACTCCCTGCCGGTTATGATGAAACTCGTACGCAACGGCACCGCCGCGACGATCAACTCCTCCGGGGTCGCCCGGGTCGCAGAAACACCCATCCTGTCGAGACGGCTGGTGAACCCCGCCATCAATCGCACCGTGGGTCTCTGCCTGCCCACCGGCATTCCGCAGACCGCGGCCGCACTGGCTGCGGAAGAGACCATCCGCACACTGGCGCGCGAACATGCCGCGATCTGGGACAAGGCCCCTGACTGA